The following proteins come from a genomic window of Gottfriedia acidiceleris:
- a CDS encoding tyrosine-type recombinase/integrase, whose protein sequence is MSYQSINSKSTVEEYLQVFLEFRKNAYSKNTTKSYNADVLNFIKYTQDQGIETVTVSEFENVEIVHGWIEHQINKNDAYSTVQRRKQSLSTFVGVLKSRGILKSNEFVIYKLKKQLSGQHSRTLSIGEMTELYNGMNRLSEQKGEHCEITLKMLLFTGLRNESLGYIKVKHIDFEKGYLKFCPTEINYKNRIRNIPLPKLFLVKLESYIKKSGLCKEDFICTGMNSMRIKNKMLNFLTNELGEIVGWRNEGAWNDDKHFTPHGFRTSVATFFSEQNIPKNHIQFWLGHIKDESNTDSYLRACNASYRAIKKAINTLENILENVESDESCPIHDDIYPNESSTVSSTSTIQLKSFLSGYGYLTQEQEEAFLYYLTNTN, encoded by the coding sequence ATGTCATATCAGTCAATCAATTCAAAATCTACAGTAGAAGAGTATTTACAAGTTTTTCTTGAATTTAGAAAAAATGCTTATTCAAAAAACACGACAAAAAGCTACAATGCAGATGTTTTAAACTTCATCAAGTATACACAAGATCAAGGAATTGAAACAGTGACAGTAAGTGAATTTGAAAATGTTGAAATTGTTCACGGTTGGATTGAGCATCAAATTAATAAAAATGATGCATATTCAACAGTCCAACGGCGAAAACAATCATTGTCTACATTTGTTGGGGTATTAAAGTCACGTGGTATTTTAAAAAGCAACGAGTTTGTTATTTACAAACTGAAGAAGCAATTAAGTGGACAGCATTCTCGTACATTATCTATTGGTGAAATGACTGAATTATATAATGGAATGAATCGACTGAGTGAACAAAAAGGTGAGCATTGTGAAATCACATTGAAAATGTTGTTGTTCACGGGTTTGCGAAATGAAAGCTTGGGTTATATAAAAGTAAAACACATTGATTTTGAAAAAGGCTATTTAAAATTCTGTCCCACTGAAATCAATTACAAAAATAGAATAAGAAACATTCCACTACCAAAATTGTTTTTAGTCAAACTTGAAAGCTACATAAAAAAATCAGGTTTATGCAAAGAAGATTTTATTTGTACAGGAATGAATTCTATGCGAATAAAAAATAAAATGTTGAACTTTCTTACTAATGAACTAGGAGAGATTGTAGGATGGAGAAATGAAGGGGCATGGAATGATGATAAACACTTCACTCCACATGGATTCCGTACTTCGGTTGCAACTTTTTTTAGTGAGCAAAACATACCGAAAAATCATATCCAATTCTGGTTGGGTCATATAAAAGATGAAAGTAACACAGACTCTTATTTACGAGCTTGTAATGCATCTTATCGTGCTATAAAGAAAGCTATTAATACACTAGAGAATATTTTAGAAAATGTCGAATCAGATGAATCATGTCCAATCCATGATGATATTTATCCAAATGAATCTTCAACAGTTTCTTCAACTTCAACAATACAACTAAAGAGTTTTCTTAGTGGGTATGGTTATCTAACCCAAGAACAAGAAGAAGCATTTCTTTATTATTTAACGAACACGAACTAA
- a CDS encoding type I restriction-modification system subunit M → MAIKKSELYSSLWKSCDELRGGMDASQYKDYILTMLFVKYVSDKAKKDDDSLIYVPNGGSFDDMIEVKGDKEIGDKMNKIIAKLAEENELKGVIDVADFNDSDKLGKGKDMIDKLTNLISIFQDEKMDFSKNKAAGDDILGDAYEYLMRNFATESGKSKGQFYTPAEVSRVLAKVIGIGETTKQAITVYDPTCGSGSLLIKAADEAKSNVTIYGQEMDNATAALAKMNMIMHSKETAEIWQDNTLSAPYFKNENNQELLKTFDFIVANPPFSTKAWSNGINPENDMYERFKGFGIPPAKNGDFAFLLHINKSLKSFGKAAVILPHGVLFRGNAEAIIRENIIKKGIIKGIIGLPANLFYGTGIPACIIVLDKENAETRKGIFMVDASKGFVKDGNKNRLREQDIHKIVEVFTRQIEIPKFSRMVTTKEIAEDNEYNLNIPRYIDLSEPEDIQDISSHLLGGIPNTDIDSLKVYWDVYSKLKDDLFSNSERDGYSFLNVNQVEIKETIFNHEQFITHQETIVNVFNKWTQTNESILKNLTSENKPKEIIQAISEDILKKFSEVALIDKYDVYQTLLTYWNETMQDDIYVIVDENWTAGNEVEWIYTEKKKLKGFEGKLIPQSLIIKRYFENEQFEIDVLEAKKDAIVQKQQEVIEEHGVEEGLLIEVINDSKITKKSLTKRIKEIKQIPEFEDEMAILKLYENLLVQETELKKQIKEGNEKLGEALIQKYSELTIDEIKQIIIYDKWFTSIKNGIDILTDTISQQLANRIIELAKRYEEPIPEIENDVEKFTAKVDEHLRRMGFVW, encoded by the coding sequence ATGGCAATTAAAAAAAGTGAATTATACAGCTCATTATGGAAAAGCTGTGATGAATTAAGAGGTGGTATGGATGCCTCACAATATAAAGATTATATTTTAACAATGTTATTCGTAAAATATGTTTCGGATAAAGCTAAAAAAGATGATGACTCTTTAATTTATGTTCCTAATGGTGGATCATTTGATGACATGATTGAAGTAAAAGGTGATAAAGAAATAGGCGATAAAATGAATAAAATTATAGCCAAACTAGCAGAAGAAAATGAATTAAAAGGTGTAATAGATGTAGCTGATTTTAACGATAGTGATAAACTTGGAAAAGGAAAAGATATGATCGATAAATTGACAAATCTTATTTCTATTTTTCAAGACGAAAAAATGGACTTTAGTAAAAATAAAGCTGCGGGCGATGACATTTTAGGGGACGCTTACGAATATTTAATGAGAAACTTTGCAACTGAATCTGGTAAAAGTAAAGGTCAATTTTACACACCAGCAGAAGTTTCACGTGTACTTGCGAAAGTTATTGGTATCGGAGAAACTACTAAACAAGCCATTACGGTTTATGATCCAACTTGCGGCAGCGGTTCTCTATTAATTAAAGCTGCTGATGAAGCAAAATCAAACGTAACAATATATGGACAAGAAATGGATAATGCTACTGCAGCTTTGGCAAAAATGAATATGATTATGCATAGCAAGGAAACGGCTGAGATATGGCAAGATAACACATTATCTGCACCTTATTTTAAAAATGAAAATAACCAAGAATTATTAAAAACATTCGATTTTATTGTAGCCAATCCTCCATTTTCAACTAAAGCTTGGAGTAATGGGATAAATCCTGAAAATGATATGTATGAGCGTTTTAAAGGATTTGGTATTCCACCTGCGAAGAATGGGGATTTTGCATTTTTGCTTCATATTAATAAATCACTTAAATCATTTGGTAAGGCAGCAGTTATTTTACCACATGGTGTTTTATTTAGAGGAAATGCAGAAGCTATTATTAGAGAAAATATTATTAAAAAAGGAATTATTAAAGGAATTATTGGTTTACCTGCCAATTTGTTTTATGGTACTGGAATCCCTGCTTGCATTATTGTTCTAGATAAAGAAAATGCAGAAACTCGTAAAGGTATATTTATGGTAGACGCTAGTAAAGGATTCGTAAAAGATGGGAATAAAAATAGGTTGCGCGAACAAGACATTCATAAAATCGTAGAAGTTTTCACTCGGCAAATAGAGATACCAAAATTTAGTCGTATGGTAACCACAAAAGAAATTGCAGAAGATAATGAATATAACTTAAATATACCTCGCTATATTGATTTAAGTGAACCTGAAGATATACAGGACATTTCCTCTCATTTATTAGGTGGTATACCCAATACTGATATTGATAGCTTGAAAGTTTATTGGGATGTTTATTCAAAATTAAAAGATGACTTATTTTCTAATAGTGAACGAGATGGCTATTCTTTCTTAAATGTGAATCAAGTAGAAATTAAAGAAACAATATTCAATCATGAGCAATTTATTACCCATCAAGAAACCATTGTCAACGTATTTAATAAATGGACACAAACTAATGAATCAATATTGAAAAACTTAACTTCAGAAAATAAACCTAAAGAGATTATTCAAGCTATTTCAGAAGATATATTGAAAAAATTCTCAGAAGTAGCATTAATAGATAAATACGATGTATATCAAACACTTTTGACTTATTGGAATGAAACGATGCAAGATGATATTTATGTTATTGTAGATGAAAATTGGACTGCAGGTAATGAAGTTGAGTGGATATACACAGAGAAAAAGAAACTTAAAGGATTCGAGGGTAAGTTAATCCCTCAATCATTAATAATAAAGCGTTATTTTGAAAACGAACAATTTGAGATTGATGTTTTAGAGGCAAAAAAAGATGCAATTGTACAAAAGCAACAAGAAGTGATTGAAGAGCATGGTGTAGAAGAAGGTTTGTTAATTGAAGTTATCAACGATAGTAAAATTACAAAAAAAAGTCTAACAAAACGAATAAAAGAAATTAAACAAATTCCAGAATTTGAAGATGAAATGGCAATTTTAAAACTTTATGAAAATTTATTAGTTCAAGAAACTGAATTAAAAAAACAAATTAAAGAAGGAAATGAAAAACTAGGAGAAGCACTAATTCAAAAGTACAGTGAACTCACAATTGATGAAATTAAACAAATAATTATTTATGACAAGTGGTTTACAAGTATTAAAAATGGAATTGACATTTTAACCGATACTATCTCGCAACAACTAGCAAATCGAATTATTGAGTTAGCTAAACGATATGAAGAACCAATACCTGAAATAGAAAATGATGTAGAAAAATTCACTGCAAAAGTAGACGAACATCTCAGAAGGATGGGTTTTGTATGGTAG
- a CDS encoding type I restriction endonuclease subunit R — MSGAIGQNERITQKRVVSLFSNKLGYRYLGDWKDRINKNIEEKFLNQFLRDSGYSDELIRRAISELIKVSSNQTKSLYDINKDVYSLLRYGIKIKENIGDNKQTVWLIDWKNPLSNNFYVAEEVTVKGTNTKRPDLVLYVNGIALAIIELKRSTVSTSEGIRQNLNSQSKNFIQSFFSTIQLVIAGNDTEGVKYGVIETPEKYYLTWKDDIDAKDDRSRKIRNQSDNEKYLLDKNLISIFNKERLLEIIHDFIVYDRGIKKACRPNQYFGVRAAQNSVHKREGGIIWHTQGSGKSLTMVWLTKWVRENKNNARILIITDREELDEQIEKVFNGVEENIYRTKSGADLIAKLNTTTPLLMCSLVHKFGRTRDDSYENFLDELKSNLPKDFSAKGDLYVFVDECHRTQSGSLHNAMKMILPNAMFIGFTGTPLLKKDKASSLEVFGNYIHTYKFDEAVTDKVVLDLRYEARNIDQNITSQTKVDTWFDVKTKGLTDAARAQLKKRWGTLQSVFSSKSRLDKIVTDIIFDMETKDRLQNGRGNAMLVAGTIYEACKYYELFINKGFKKCAIITSYSPNANDIKGEETADEGATEKLEKYEIYLKMLDGKTTEVFEKEVKEKFINEPAQMKLLIVVDKLLTGFDAPSATYLYIDKSMKDHGLFQAICRVNRLDGDDKEYGYIIDYKDLFKSLEGAVNDYTTEAFDQYEKEDVEGLLKNRLSQAKEKLDDLLESVKTLCEPVEPPKDTLAFQHYFCAKNTEDKEELKANEPKRVALYKMVSLLIRSYANIANEMIEAGYTKLQAEEIKSYVAYIEKVRAEVKLSSGDYIDLKVYEPAMRHLIDSYISAEDSEILSAFDDMSLIDLIVARGEDALNNLPPNMKKNNEAVAETIENNVRRIIIDESSTNPKYFDKMSQLLDEIIRERKQSVIDYQAYLAKIVELSSKVKKPEESTTYPMGVRKSPALRSLFDNLGNEEIAINLHEQIIREKPDSWRGKRLKERVIERIISRNIQDENLRKQIYDIVVKQNEY, encoded by the coding sequence ATGAGCGGAGCAATAGGACAAAATGAGAGAATTACTCAAAAGAGAGTAGTCTCTCTCTTTTCAAATAAACTTGGGTACAGGTATCTTGGAGATTGGAAAGATCGTATAAACAAGAATATTGAAGAGAAGTTTTTAAATCAATTTTTAAGGGATAGTGGTTATAGTGATGAGTTAATTAGACGGGCAATTAGTGAATTGATTAAAGTTAGTTCAAACCAAACCAAAAGTTTGTATGACATTAATAAAGATGTTTATTCACTTCTTCGATACGGAATAAAAATAAAAGAAAACATTGGTGATAATAAGCAAACTGTCTGGTTAATAGATTGGAAAAATCCACTTTCTAATAATTTTTATGTTGCTGAAGAAGTAACAGTCAAAGGAACAAATACAAAACGTCCTGATTTAGTTTTATATGTAAATGGTATAGCTTTGGCTATAATTGAGTTAAAAAGAAGTACAGTTTCAACTTCAGAAGGGATTAGGCAAAATTTAAATAGTCAGTCTAAAAACTTTATTCAAAGTTTTTTCTCAACCATTCAACTTGTTATTGCTGGAAATGACACTGAAGGTGTTAAGTACGGAGTCATTGAAACACCAGAAAAATATTATCTTACTTGGAAAGATGATATAGATGCAAAAGACGATCGATCAAGAAAGATACGAAATCAATCTGATAATGAAAAATACTTATTAGATAAAAATCTTATTAGTATTTTTAATAAAGAACGTTTACTTGAAATCATTCATGACTTTATTGTTTATGATCGTGGTATAAAAAAAGCATGTCGTCCAAATCAATATTTTGGTGTAAGAGCTGCACAAAATAGTGTACATAAGCGTGAAGGTGGAATTATTTGGCACACGCAAGGTAGTGGAAAAAGTTTAACTATGGTTTGGTTAACAAAATGGGTTAGAGAAAATAAGAATAATGCTCGTATCTTAATTATTACAGATCGAGAAGAATTAGATGAACAAATTGAAAAAGTATTTAATGGGGTAGAAGAAAATATTTATAGAACGAAAAGTGGGGCAGATTTAATTGCTAAGTTAAACACAACGACCCCATTATTAATGTGTTCATTAGTTCATAAATTCGGGCGGACAAGGGACGACTCATATGAAAATTTCTTAGACGAATTGAAATCTAATTTACCAAAAGATTTTTCTGCAAAAGGTGACCTATATGTCTTTGTAGATGAATGTCATCGTACACAATCTGGATCCTTACATAATGCAATGAAAATGATTTTACCTAATGCAATGTTTATTGGTTTTACAGGTACTCCTTTATTAAAAAAGGATAAAGCAAGTAGCTTAGAGGTGTTCGGTAATTATATTCATACCTATAAATTTGATGAAGCTGTAACAGATAAGGTTGTACTCGATTTACGATATGAAGCAAGAAATATCGATCAAAATATTACCTCTCAAACGAAAGTAGATACATGGTTTGACGTAAAAACAAAAGGATTAACAGATGCTGCTAGAGCTCAATTGAAAAAACGTTGGGGAACATTGCAAAGTGTATTCAGCTCAAAGTCACGACTTGATAAAATTGTAACTGATATAATTTTTGATATGGAAACTAAAGACCGTCTTCAAAATGGACGTGGAAATGCGATGCTAGTTGCTGGTACCATTTATGAAGCATGTAAATATTATGAGCTATTTATAAATAAAGGATTTAAAAAATGTGCCATTATTACCTCATATTCACCAAATGCCAATGATATAAAAGGTGAAGAAACTGCTGATGAAGGAGCTACAGAAAAGCTTGAAAAATATGAAATATATTTAAAAATGCTGGATGGAAAAACTACTGAAGTTTTTGAAAAAGAAGTTAAAGAGAAATTTATTAATGAACCAGCACAAATGAAATTATTAATTGTAGTTGATAAATTACTTACAGGATTTGATGCTCCATCTGCAACCTACCTTTATATTGATAAAAGTATGAAAGATCACGGTTTATTCCAAGCTATTTGTCGAGTAAATAGACTAGATGGCGATGATAAGGAATACGGTTATATAATTGACTATAAAGACCTTTTTAAAAGTCTTGAAGGAGCAGTAAACGATTATACAACAGAAGCTTTTGATCAATATGAGAAAGAAGATGTTGAAGGATTATTAAAGAACCGTTTATCCCAAGCAAAAGAAAAACTGGACGATTTGCTTGAAAGTGTAAAAACACTTTGTGAACCAGTTGAACCTCCAAAAGACACGCTTGCGTTTCAACATTATTTTTGTGCAAAGAATACTGAAGATAAAGAGGAATTGAAAGCTAATGAACCTAAACGGGTAGCTTTATATAAAATGGTATCATTATTAATTCGATCATATGCAAATATTGCAAATGAAATGATTGAAGCTGGTTACACAAAACTGCAAGCGGAAGAAATAAAAAGCTATGTAGCTTACATTGAAAAAGTACGCGCGGAAGTAAAATTATCAAGTGGGGACTATATCGATTTAAAAGTATACGAACCAGCAATGCGTCATTTGATTGATTCTTATATTAGTGCAGAAGATAGTGAAATCTTATCAGCTTTTGATGATATGTCACTAATTGATCTAATCGTAGCTAGAGGTGAAGATGCATTAAATAACTTACCACCAAATATGAAAAAAAATAATGAAGCAGTTGCAGAAACGATTGAAAATAACGTAAGACGTATTATAATCGATGAATCATCAACAAATCCGAAATATTTTGATAAAATGTCACAACTATTAGATGAAATCATTCGAGAACGAAAACAAAGTGTTATAGATTATCAAGCCTATTTAGCTAAAATTGTTGAATTGTCTTCTAAAGTAAAAAAACCAGAAGAATCAACAACATACCCAATGGGTGTAAGAAAATCTCCTGCTTTACGGTCATTATTTGATAACTTAGGAAATGAAGAGATAGCAATTAATTTACATGAGCAAATTATTAGAGAAAAACCTGATAGTTGGAGAGGTAAGCGATTAAAAGAACGCGTTATTGAACGCATAATTAGTAGAAACATCCAGGATGAAAATCTTAGAAAACAAATCTATGATATTGTGGTAAAACAAAATGAGTATTAA
- a CDS encoding ParM/StbA family protein, with protein sequence MVNNYELAAIDIGNALVKGIFNSIENCLQIPNVICEELENRNIKEFEKSTLNGIHVQVKSNALQIREGIFSIGNLAAKNEFSNSMSSNTRKTQNDQSIILLLTALAINAAESFKNNSNSNVVNVSYLLSTGVPMNELKNKQELINKLENNLHEVTFLQTPFLEGIKVCIKLEKVFVNLEGLASYIHLSMNNSSLGNKAIGIFDIGGLTTDIAVIEKNQVNNLESRGYDIGISPFLDEIIKEIKMKYNYKITSRDELTNILIHQNGMIKVLGTQVSINKLCEFPFMKIASKQVEILKEIWHDVPSMDEVYFVGGGASIINGYIKEVLNKQEMDLPISFLEPRESIWALVMSYFSILQEYEKLRHGEIK encoded by the coding sequence ATGGTAAATAATTATGAATTAGCAGCAATCGATATTGGAAATGCACTCGTAAAAGGGATTTTTAATTCAATTGAAAATTGTTTGCAAATCCCAAATGTTATTTGTGAGGAACTAGAAAATCGTAATATCAAAGAATTTGAAAAAAGTACTTTGAATGGAATCCACGTTCAAGTTAAATCAAATGCTTTACAAATTCGTGAAGGAATTTTTTCAATTGGTAACCTAGCAGCTAAAAACGAGTTTTCAAATTCGATGTCGTCAAATACTAGAAAAACTCAAAATGATCAAAGTATTATTTTACTTCTTACTGCTTTAGCAATTAATGCAGCAGAATCATTTAAGAATAATAGTAATTCAAATGTGGTTAACGTATCGTATCTTTTGTCAACTGGAGTACCAATGAACGAATTAAAAAACAAACAAGAATTAATCAATAAACTAGAAAATAACCTGCACGAAGTAACGTTTTTACAGACTCCATTTTTAGAAGGAATCAAGGTTTGTATTAAACTTGAGAAAGTTTTTGTAAACCTTGAAGGGTTAGCTAGCTATATTCATTTATCCATGAACAATTCTTCACTTGGAAATAAAGCTATCGGTATTTTTGATATTGGTGGGCTAACTACAGATATTGCTGTAATTGAAAAGAATCAAGTTAATAACCTTGAGTCGAGAGGATATGATATTGGTATTAGTCCTTTTCTTGACGAAATTATTAAAGAAATTAAAATGAAATACAATTATAAAATTACTTCAAGAGATGAATTAACAAATATTTTAATTCATCAGAATGGTATGATTAAAGTTTTGGGTACTCAAGTATCTATCAACAAATTATGTGAGTTTCCATTTATGAAAATCGCTTCAAAACAAGTCGAGATACTAAAAGAAATATGGCATGATGTACCGTCGATGGATGAAGTTTACTTCGTTGGTGGCGGTGCTAGTATTATCAATGGGTACATTAAAGAAGTATTGAACAAACAAGAAATGGATTTACCTATATCATTTCTGGAACCACGTGAAAGTATTTGGGCTCTTGTAATGTCGTATTTTAGTATCCTCCAAGAATATGAAAAGTTAAGGCACGGAGAAATTAAATGA
- a CDS encoding helix-turn-helix transcriptional regulator, producing MELSETIRRIREELGITQENLAHSVYVSFSTVNRWENKKSAPNRVTIAMLVDFCEKQGVSNKLIEELRKCK from the coding sequence ATGGAACTTTCTGAAACAATCAGGAGAATAAGAGAAGAATTAGGCATAACTCAAGAAAATCTTGCACATTCTGTATATGTTAGTTTTTCAACAGTTAATAGATGGGAAAATAAAAAATCAGCTCCAAACAGAGTAACTATAGCAATGTTAGTAGATTTTTGTGAAAAACAAGGTGTTAGTAATAAACTTATTGAAGAACTTCGTAAGTGCAAATAA
- a CDS encoding restriction endonuclease subunit S, with protein sequence MVVKNIKIQNGYKDSEIGLIPETWEIKSFEEIGQCLIGLTYKPENVKNYGLLVLRSSNIGGNNLKFEDNVYVDIEVDEKIKVKENDLLICVRNGSRNLIGKCALIDKRTEGSTFGAFMSVFRSPINEFIYYCFQSETIKKQIQSNLGATINQITNKNLNSFIVALPNDSNERSAITTALSDLDSLIFTLEKLIIKKRLIKQGTMQLLLTGKKRLQGFNDNWVEKKLGDIAEIISGGTPSTSVSNFWNGDIKWCTPTDITNTKGKYIYDTEKKITIEGLKSSSATLLPIGSLLLCSRATIGDIRIAASEISTNQGFKSLIPFHQISGEFIFYYIQMHKHLLIEKAIGSTFLEISKKDTFDLILKIPPTKEEQTEIANVLSVMDMEIEKIEQKLVKYKNIKLGMIQDLLTGKRRLV encoded by the coding sequence ATGGTAGTCAAAAATATTAAAATTCAAAATGGATATAAAGATTCAGAAATTGGACTAATACCTGAAACATGGGAAATAAAATCTTTTGAAGAAATTGGTCAGTGTTTAATTGGATTAACTTATAAACCTGAAAATGTAAAAAACTATGGATTACTTGTATTAAGATCATCTAATATTGGTGGGAACAATCTTAAATTTGAAGATAATGTATACGTGGATATTGAAGTAGATGAAAAAATAAAAGTTAAAGAAAATGATCTGCTTATATGTGTAAGAAATGGTAGTAGGAATTTAATAGGTAAATGTGCACTTATTGATAAACGCACAGAAGGATCAACTTTTGGTGCATTTATGTCAGTTTTTAGAAGTCCTATAAATGAATTTATTTACTATTGTTTTCAATCAGAGACTATAAAAAAACAAATACAATCAAATCTAGGAGCAACCATTAATCAAATTACAAATAAAAATTTAAATTCTTTTATAGTTGCCTTACCTAATGACTCGAATGAACGGAGTGCTATTACAACTGCACTATCAGATTTAGATTCACTTATTTTCACTTTAGAAAAGCTAATAATTAAAAAAAGATTGATTAAACAAGGTACTATGCAATTATTGCTTACAGGCAAGAAACGTTTACAAGGTTTCAATGATAATTGGGTAGAAAAAAAATTAGGTGATATTGCTGAAATTATTAGTGGTGGTACACCAAGTACATCAGTAAGTAATTTTTGGAATGGTGATATAAAATGGTGTACACCTACTGATATTACAAATACTAAAGGAAAATATATTTATGACACAGAAAAAAAAATAACAATTGAAGGTCTTAAATCAAGTTCAGCAACCCTATTACCTATAGGTTCACTTTTGTTATGTAGTCGTGCAACTATTGGTGACATAAGAATTGCAGCTTCAGAAATTTCAACAAATCAAGGTTTTAAATCACTTATACCATTTCACCAAATTAGTGGAGAGTTTATTTTTTATTATATTCAAATGCACAAGCATTTATTGATTGAAAAAGCTATTGGCTCAACTTTTCTAGAAATTTCAAAAAAAGATACTTTCGATTTAATTTTAAAAATACCACCAACAAAAGAAGAACAAACTGAGATTGCTAATGTATTGTCAGTAATGGATATGGAAATTGAAAAAATTGAACAAAAATTAGTAAAGTATAAAAATATAAAATTGGGAATGATTCAAGATCTTCTTACTGGGAAACGGAGGTTAGTATGA
- a CDS encoding DUF2538 family protein, with translation MYFVNEQHKINFKTLLQRFKNNKSEYICASYIAAVPEIFQLIDFSEELSGPFHWYFDNSLKTKLILGNLSKELLQLVELGLHFWTAQKFSLQNALFTWRNNKYLRDVLYQVCELKCYCKNDIFTIT, from the coding sequence GTGTATTTTGTCAATGAACAGCATAAAATAAATTTTAAAACATTATTGCAGCGGTTCAAAAATAATAAATCAGAATATATTTGCGCTTCATACATTGCAGCAGTACCAGAAATCTTCCAGTTAATCGATTTCAGTGAAGAGTTAAGTGGTCCATTTCATTGGTATTTCGATAACAGTTTAAAAACAAAACTGATTTTAGGAAATTTAAGTAAAGAGTTACTACAATTAGTGGAATTAGGTTTGCATTTTTGGACTGCACAGAAATTCAGTTTACAAAACGCTCTATTTACTTGGAGAAATAACAAATATTTGCGTGATGTATTATATCAAGTGTGTGAGCTGAAATGTTATTGCAAGAATGATATATTTACTATTACATAA
- a CDS encoding recombinase family protein: MKIGYARVSTLAQDLKVQIQALENEKCDEIYKEKFTGTKKDRPVFQEVLGKLQNGNTLVVTKLDRLARNTKEGIEVIEELFERGVKVHVLNVGLLENTTMGRFFLTTMLAVAEMERSLIIERTSEGKALARKKEGFSEGAPKKYSKAAILHALDLLETHSYDQVKERTGISKSTLIRAKKKYQR; encoded by the coding sequence ATGAAAATTGGGTATGCTCGTGTGTCAACTTTAGCACAAGATTTGAAAGTGCAGATTCAAGCTCTAGAAAATGAAAAGTGTGATGAAATTTACAAAGAGAAGTTCACAGGAACGAAAAAAGATCGACCTGTTTTCCAGGAAGTATTAGGAAAATTACAAAACGGCAATACACTAGTGGTAACAAAACTGGATCGTTTGGCTCGTAATACAAAAGAAGGAATTGAAGTAATTGAGGAGTTATTTGAACGTGGTGTGAAAGTTCACGTATTGAATGTTGGTTTATTAGAAAACACAACAATGGGTCGTTTTTTCTTAACAACTATGCTTGCTGTCGCCGAGATGGAACGCAGTTTAATAATCGAGAGAACCAGCGAAGGAAAGGCATTAGCCCGAAAAAAAGAAGGTTTTAGCGAGGGTGCACCCAAAAAATATAGTAAAGCTGCCATTCTTCATGCCCTTGATTTACTTGAAACTCATTCATATGATCAAGTAAAAGAAAGAACTGGCATTAGTAAAAGTACTTTAATCCGTGCCAAGAAAAAATACCAGAGGTAA